The Henckelia pumila isolate YLH828 chromosome 2, ASM3356847v2, whole genome shotgun sequence genome includes a window with the following:
- the LOC140882829 gene encoding uncharacterized protein, which yields MKESILMRVLFCKIHCPLICFCKPSVAHLYSSEPLKLENSTPNIVPTDIAGSDSFDNKSCGEGKEERVNWNKEANFVGKSCIKKPPAIVPESTEGIVRKKVQWIDNFGKELAQIKEFESSETGDTENEEENGRCLCVIL from the exons ATGAAGGAAAGTATTTTGATGAGGGTTTTGTTTTGCAAGATTCACTGCCCACTTATTTGCTTCTGCAAACCCTCTGTTGCTCATCTTTATAGCTCTGAGCCACTGAAATTGGAAAACAGTACACCAAATATTGTTCCCACAGATATTGCAGGTTCTGATAGTTTTGATAACAAGTCATGTGGTGAAGGAAAAGAAGAGCGTGTAAATTGGAACAAAGAAGCTAACTTTGTGGGCAAGAGCTGTATTAAAAAGCCTCCGGCAATTGTGCCAGAATCCACTGAAGGAATTGTCAGGAAAAAAGTGCAATGGATTGATAATTTTGGGAAAGAACTGGCTCAGATCAAGGAGTTTGAATCTAG TGAAACAGGTGACACGGAAAATGAAGAGGAAAACGGCCGTTGCCTTTGTGTCATTCTCTGA